Part of the Cryptosporangium arvum DSM 44712 genome, ACGCCGTCCGGTCGCCTCGTCGCTCGCCAGCTCGGCGCCGTCGCCAAATACGAGTCAGAGCACAAAGCCGAAAGGGTGCGCAGAGCCTTGGAGCAGAACGCCGCCGCGGGGCGGACCCACGGACGGCCAACCTACGGGTGGACGCGCGTCTACGACCTGGAGAACGGCCGCGGCCGCGACGTCGTCAACCCGGCCGAGGCCGCGGTGATTCGCAGCATCGCTGACCGGCTCATCGGCGGCGACTCCCTGCGCCAGATCACCGCGGACCTCAACTCCGCCGGCACCCCGTCTCCGCGCGGCGGCCCCTGGGCGAAGGGCATGGTCCGGGCGCTCGCGATCCGCGAGCGCAACGCCGGCAACCGCGTCTACCGGGGTGACGTGATCGGCAAGGGTGATTGGGAGCCGATCCTTACCGACCATCTCTTCGAGCAAGTGAAGGCCGTCCTGAGCGATCCTGCGCGGCGGACAACGACCGGCACCGCGGCGAAGCACCTGCTCTCCGGGATCGCTCGCTGCGGAGTCTGTGGCGCGGTCATGCGATCCGCGATGAACCGCAGCGTTGCCGCGTACCGCTGCAGCGAGAAGAGCTGCGTTGCCCGAAACCGTCGCGACGTAGACGCCCTCGTCACCGCGGTGGTGCTCGAGCGATTGTCTCGCCCCGACGCGGCCGACCTCCTCAACCCCAGCCGGGGAGCCGATCAGAAACGCGCCGTCGCGAACGCAGCGGAACTACAGCAGCGCCTCGACCGGGCCGCTGATGACTACGCCGATGGCAAGATCGACAGCCGCCAGCTGGAGCGCATCACGGCGCGACTCCGGCCGCAGATCGACGCGGCCGAGGCTCAGGCCCGGATCGTTGACGACAGCCCCGTCCTAGCCGGTCTGGCGGGCAACGCTAAGGCCGCCGAGGTGTGGGAGACACTCACGCTTACCCGGCGCCGCGCAGTGGTCGCTGCCACGGTCAACATCATGATCCATCGAGCCCGCCAGGGCGCTCGGGTGTTCGACCGGTCAAGCGTCGAGATCACCCCGAAGTAATCCGCCTCTCACAGCTGCTCGTCGGCGTCGAGGTGCCTGAGCTCTTCCGGGACATCCGGCGCTGTGAGGCCGAACTGCCGCATGGTCTTTCGGATAGCTCGAATCGTGCCCTCCTCGCCCAGCCGCGTCGGACGCTCGGCGCGCTGGATGCCACGCTCTTCGGCGCTCGCGGCCGCCCAGGACAGGTAGTGCGCCACGTGACGCCGGTAGAGGTCAATCGGCGTGGCGCCCTGGTTGTAGTCCTGAAAGTCCTGCTCCGAGGCCGCTGTGCGTTTGCCGGACTCATCCGGCCAGGCGCCCCAGGGAGCCTCGCCGGTAAACCAGCGCGCAGCGCCCCAAGTCGGCGCCTCAACACCAGGGAACGCCTCCACCGTGGGTTGCGAGCCCACCGGAAAGGCCAGCAGTACCGGCGGTACGCCGAGCGCCCGACCGAAGATCACGAGCTCGTCGACCGTGACTTCTCGTCGGCGTCGGCCGTCGGCATCACGACGGCCGGTTTCAATGTTCGTGATCGCTGCTTCGGTCAGCTGTGGAGCGCCTAGCTTCCTGCACCGCTTAGCCAGTTCGCCACGGTTCCAGCCGTGTCGTTTCCGCGCACGGTTGACCTGCTCGGCGACTACATCGCTCAGCACTCTGCCTCCCCAGCTTGTAGGAACTACACGCTAGGGCATCGCATTGCACTCCACCAAACAGTGCCGTACTGTGCCGCTTCGTGGGCATCAATCTGCTCACCCGACATGTCGAATCAACACGTCGAGAGGCTGATATGACGAGCATGCCTCGTGAATCGATGCATCGTGCCGAGCTGCTGGCCCTACCGCCTGCGGTGGATCTGGTCACCGCGGCGCGTGCGTTGAACATCGGCCGGACCCTGGCGTACACGCTCGCGAAGCGCGGCGAGTTCCCGGTGCGGCTCCTGCGTCTTGGCGTCCAATACCGCGTGCCCCGCGCTGATCTCCTCACCTACCTGGGTGAGGGCGACGCCGCATGAGCGAGCAGCCGATCGAGACGCTCGCCGAGTACGCCCGGCGCCTCGTCGACGACATGCCCCCGCTGCGTCCCGAACAGCGGGTCGCGATTCGCCAGGCGCTGCACGGCGTCGGCGACGAACAGCACAGCGGCGAGGAAACGGCGGCATGAGCCCACCAATGCAGCGAGGGGCGCCCCGCCAGGCGCCCCTCGACGAAACCAGCTGCGACCAGGCCACCGATTCCGAGCACGAGGGTACGGCACGCCCGACCGCGCGGCAGCTGCTCGAGCAAGCCCTGCTCTACGCCGCCTACGGCTGGTTCGTGTTCGTGCTCAGTGCCGACAAGGTGCCGCTGCGCAACTGTCCGCGCTGCCGAGCAGGCGCCGAGCGGCACGACCCCGAAACGTGCACCTGCCTGACCTGCCACGGCTTCTACGCCGCCACCCGCGACCCGGTACGCATCGCCGAGATGATCGCCCGGCACCCGGACGGCATGCTCGCGGTCCGCACCGGTGCGCCCTCCGGTCTGGTCGTCGTCGACGTCGACCCCCGCCACAGCGGACATCGGTCTCTCGGGAAGCTCGAGCAGGCCGTCGGCCTGCTCCCCGGCACCGTCCAGCAGCTCACCGGCGGCGGCGGCCTGCACATGCTCTACCGACACCCCGGCCACCACGTGAAGTCCAGGTCGAACGCGTTCGGCAGCGACATCACCGGCGTCGACGTCAAGGCCGACGGTGGATACATCGTGGTCGCGCCGTCCGTCACTCGCGACGGCGGCCGGTACGAATGGCTCGGCGGGATCTGGAGTCACACCCTGCCGCTGTGGCCGGCCATCCTCACGCCTTTGCTCGACGACCGCCCGCAGCTTCGTGCGGTGCTCAACCCCCGGCGCCGCACCGACGTCCGAGCATCCACCGCACACGCCACCGCGGCTCTGCGCGGTGAAGTCGAGCGGGTCACCGGGTCGCAGCCCGGCCAGCGCAACGACGAATTGAACCGTGCGGCATACAACCTCGGTCAGCTCGTCGGCGCCGGACAGCTCGACCACGACCAGGTCGCCGACGCGCTCCGCGACGCCGCGCTGTCCATCGGGCCAGACGAACCGAAGATCCTCCGCACCATCCGCAGCGGCATGAACGCCGGCATGGCCAACCCGAGACCGCACCGAGAGGCCAGGCCTGCGTGACCACGCTCAACGAGCGGCTCGCCGCGGTCCAACAGGAGTTGGAGGCCGTCGAGGCCGAAAACTCTCAGACCGAGGTCGTCCTCGAGCAGGACCAGGTGCTCTACGTCGACGTCGCCGCGCTGCTGGACGGTGGGCTCCCCGAACGCGAGAA contains:
- a CDS encoding recombinase family protein, coding for MRAAVYTRISDDRRGEELGVERQRQDCYKLAEAEGLTVVALFVDNSRSAYSGKPRPGYQRLLEAIKAGLIDVVLSWDPDRLHRSPAELEHFIALMERHGVGVQTVNAGHWDLSTPSGRLVARQLGAVAKYESEHKAERVRRALEQNAAAGRTHGRPTYGWTRVYDLENGRGRDVVNPAEAAVIRSIADRLIGGDSLRQITADLNSAGTPSPRGGPWAKGMVRALAIRERNAGNRVYRGDVIGKGDWEPILTDHLFEQVKAVLSDPARRTTTGTAAKHLLSGIARCGVCGAVMRSAMNRSVAAYRCSEKSCVARNRRDVDALVTAVVLERLSRPDAADLLNPSRGADQKRAVANAAELQQRLDRAADDYADGKIDSRQLERITARLRPQIDAAEAQARIVDDSPVLAGLAGNAKAAEVWETLTLTRRRAVVAATVNIMIHRARQGARVFDRSSVEITPK
- a CDS encoding helix-turn-helix domain-containing protein — encoded protein: MGINLLTRHVESTRREADMTSMPRESMHRAELLALPPAVDLVTAARALNIGRTLAYTLAKRGEFPVRLLRLGVQYRVPRADLLTYLGEGDAA
- a CDS encoding bifunctional DNA primase/polymerase, translating into MSPPMQRGAPRQAPLDETSCDQATDSEHEGTARPTARQLLEQALLYAAYGWFVFVLSADKVPLRNCPRCRAGAERHDPETCTCLTCHGFYAATRDPVRIAEMIARHPDGMLAVRTGAPSGLVVVDVDPRHSGHRSLGKLEQAVGLLPGTVQQLTGGGGLHMLYRHPGHHVKSRSNAFGSDITGVDVKADGGYIVVAPSVTRDGGRYEWLGGIWSHTLPLWPAILTPLLDDRPQLRAVLNPRRRTDVRASTAHATAALRGEVERVTGSQPGQRNDELNRAAYNLGQLVGAGQLDHDQVADALRDAALSIGPDEPKILRTIRSGMNAGMANPRPHREARPA